The Nitrososphaerota archaeon genome segment CCCCGAGGAGACCGCTGCTCCCGCTGGATAAGGTCGAGGCGAAGAGGATTACCGACGGCCTGAGGGCCCTGGGCCTCCTCTAAGAGAGGGCCGCAATCTCCTTGTACCTGAAGCAGCCTGTGACGTGGTCGTTCACCATCCCGGTGGCCTGCATGTGGGCGTAGCATATGGTCGGCCCCACGAACCTGAATCCCCTGGCCATCAGGTCCTTGCTCATGGCCTGCGCCTCCGGAGTAACCGCCGGGATGTCTTTGAGCGCGCGCCATCTGTTGACCTTCGGCTTTCCGCCGACGAACCTCCAGACATACTCGTCGAACGACCCGAACTCCTCCTGGACATTGACGAACGCCTTCGCGTTCTGCACCGCGGCATTCACCTTGAGGCGGTTCCTGACGATCCCCGGGTCCGCCAGCAGACTCCGGACCGCCCGTTGGTCGTAGTTCGCCACCCGCTTCGGGTCGAACCCTTCGAAGGCCCGCCTATAGTTCTCCCGCTTCTTCAGTATCGTGTACCAGCTCAGGCCAGCCTGGGCCCCCTCGAGCACAAGGAACTCGAACAGCAGCCGGTCGTCGTGGAGGGGGATCCCCCACTCCATGTCGTGGTACTCTTGGAGGAGCGGCATGTCCAACGAAGACCAGCCACACCTCTTCACAGGCTTCACATCGCCAGACCCTCCCGTGCCCGGATTCAACCCTTCTGGTCAGCGAAGGAAGACGTATACGCCGCCACGGAGGGGTTGCGGGCGTGCCGGTCTGCCCAAAGTGCGGGAAGTTGATCAGCGCCAAGAAGTTCAAGAGGCATCTGGAGCGGTGCGGCTCGACCCACAAGCACCACACGGCGCCCCTTACTTCAGGGGACAACTTCCTCGAACGGGTATGAAGCTTAAAACCACCCCGTGACCCAGCCCGTTTTCAGGTGCCCTGGTCGTATAGAGGTCAGTATGCTGCCCTGTCACCGGCTATGGGCCGGCAGAGCGGCAGCGACCCGGGTTCGAAATCGCTGAGACGAAAGTCCCGGCCAGGGCGCCACCACATGCGCGGTAACGCCCTTACACCTTTTAGATGGTGGGACGGCTGAGGACATACACTTCTACGGGAAGAAGCTCGCTTCGTACCTGAAGGGGCTCGACAGCCTGATCGGGAACCCGGAAGACAGGAAGCTGATCAGGGCCTACCTCGACCACCTGAAAGCGCAAGGACTGAGCACGGCTAGGCTTTACAAGACCACGTGGACCTTCGTCGATATCAGGAAGAGGCTCACTTCAAGGACCTTCAAAGCGGCCACGAGGAAGGACATCGAAAGGCTCGTGGCGGAGATCCACTCGCCCG includes the following:
- a CDS encoding DNA-3-methyladenine glycosylase I yields the protein MKPVKRCGWSSLDMPLLQEYHDMEWGIPLHDDRLLFEFLVLEGAQAGLSWYTILKKRENYRRAFEGFDPKRVANYDQRAVRSLLADPGIVRNRLKVNAAVQNAKAFVNVQEEFGSFDEYVWRFVGGKPKVNRWRALKDIPAVTPEAQAMSKDLMARGFRFVGPTICYAHMQATGMVNDHVTGCFRYKEIAALS